Proteins co-encoded in one bacterium genomic window:
- a CDS encoding flagellar basal body-associated FliL family protein has product MAKDKDNETEAEETQESSSGGGKGGLVMIIAAALISLGLGAGGAFFFASQQQPPPPPTAQQSIEAELAAEKAAAKQRALTEDFKERLYGLDPFVVNVTGDGYNRFLKLRVELETTDSDVKEEIDARLPQVRDALIVLLSSKQLSDITDFEGKALLKEDMLERVNDLLDSGQIRSILFTEFVVQ; this is encoded by the coding sequence ATGGCCAAGGACAAGGACAACGAGACGGAAGCCGAGGAGACCCAGGAGAGCTCGTCCGGTGGGGGCAAGGGAGGACTGGTGATGATCATCGCCGCCGCGCTGATCTCGCTCGGGCTGGGTGCCGGCGGCGCCTTCTTCTTCGCGAGTCAGCAGCAGCCTCCGCCGCCGCCGACCGCACAGCAGTCGATCGAGGCCGAGCTCGCCGCCGAGAAAGCGGCCGCGAAGCAGCGAGCGCTGACCGAGGACTTCAAGGAGCGGCTCTACGGGCTCGACCCCTTCGTGGTCAACGTGACCGGCGACGGGTACAACCGCTTCCTCAAGCTGCGGGTCGAGCTCGAGACGACGGACAGTGACGTCAAAGAGGAGATCGACGCCCGCCTGCCGCAGGTGCGGGACGCGCTGATCGTACTCCTCTCGAGCAAGCAGCTCTCGGACATCACGGACTTCGAGGGCAAGGCACTTCTCAAGGAAGACATGCTCGAGCGCGTGAACGATCTCCTCGATTCGGGGCAGATCCGCTCGATCCTGTTCACGGAGTTCGTGGTTCAGTGA
- a CDS encoding sigma-54 dependent transcriptional regulator — MARILIADGEENFVRQAAATLHLNGHEVSNCQTLEEAMRVAANHAPQLVLADLQLEGGGGFELVDRIKAGGFGCGVIVTTSQGSIESAVEAIQRGALNYLRKPIDRDDLVSIVEDGLAKAQASSPRAEISAAESENEDLSALTGIVGTSRAMEDLLRLVEKVADTDSSVLITGETGVGKELIGRAIHRLSRRSDRVFCAVNSAAFPETLLESELFGHRRGAFTGATANKKGLFEFAHEGTVFLDEAAEMPLSMQVKLLRFLQTGEVRPVGDETTRYVDVRLVAATNKNLEREVAEGSFREDLYYRLAVIPIHVPPLRERPEDVRALSNHFLRRFAERAGKPVERISTDAMELLAGYAWPGNVRQLENSIERGVALCQGEEILVEDLPVRLKEESLVREGETIHSLQVMERSHILNTLEQVNWNRKRAAALLQISTTTLWRRLKDFGIETDGSRRPASIPSVSR, encoded by the coding sequence GTGGCCAGGATCTTGATCGCGGATGGGGAAGAGAATTTCGTTCGGCAGGCGGCGGCGACGCTCCACCTGAACGGTCACGAGGTGTCGAATTGCCAGACGCTCGAGGAGGCCATGCGGGTGGCCGCGAACCACGCGCCGCAGCTGGTGCTCGCGGACCTGCAGCTCGAGGGCGGCGGTGGATTCGAGCTCGTCGACCGCATCAAGGCGGGCGGCTTCGGTTGCGGCGTGATCGTGACGACCAGCCAGGGCAGCATCGAGAGCGCGGTCGAGGCGATCCAGCGTGGCGCCCTCAACTACCTGCGCAAGCCCATCGACCGCGACGATCTCGTCTCCATCGTGGAGGACGGCCTCGCCAAGGCGCAAGCGTCTTCGCCTCGCGCGGAGATCTCTGCGGCCGAATCCGAGAACGAGGATCTGTCGGCGCTCACCGGCATCGTCGGGACGTCCCGCGCGATGGAGGACCTCCTGCGCCTGGTCGAGAAGGTGGCCGACACGGACAGCTCGGTCCTGATCACCGGCGAGACCGGCGTCGGCAAGGAGCTGATCGGCCGGGCGATCCACCGGCTCTCCCGCCGCTCGGACCGCGTCTTCTGCGCGGTCAACTCCGCCGCCTTCCCCGAGACGCTCCTCGAGAGCGAGCTCTTCGGGCATCGACGCGGCGCCTTCACCGGTGCGACCGCGAACAAGAAGGGTCTCTTCGAGTTCGCCCACGAAGGGACGGTCTTCCTCGACGAGGCGGCGGAGATGCCCCTGTCGATGCAGGTCAAGCTCCTGCGCTTTCTGCAGACCGGCGAAGTGCGGCCCGTCGGCGACGAGACGACTCGCTACGTCGACGTCCGGCTCGTCGCGGCGACCAACAAGAATCTCGAGCGCGAGGTCGCGGAGGGGAGTTTTCGCGAGGATCTCTACTACCGCCTTGCGGTGATTCCGATCCACGTGCCGCCGCTCAGGGAACGGCCGGAAGACGTCCGCGCCCTCTCGAACCACTTCCTGCGCCGCTTCGCCGAGCGCGCGGGCAAGCCCGTCGAGCGTATCTCGACCGACGCGATGGAGCTTCTCGCCGGCTACGCGTGGCCGGGCAACGTGCGCCAGCTCGAGAACTCGATCGAGCGTGGGGTCGCGCTGTGCCAGGGGGAAGAGATCCTCGTCGAGGATCTGCCGGTTCGCCTCAAGGAGGAGTCTCTCGTCCGCGAAGGCGAGACGATCCACAGCCTCCAGGTGATGGAGCGCTCTCACATCCTCAATACCCTCGAGCAGGTGAACTGGAACCGCAAGCGCGCGGCGGCGCTCCTCCAGATCTCGACGACGACCCTGTGGCGACGTCTGAAGGACTTCGGAATCGAGACCGACGGATCGCGCCGGCCCGCGAGCATTCCCTCGGTGAGCCGCTGA
- a CDS encoding response regulator, protein MLNDEVGKKFRADRTRRDSDRDRAAEDAVKILVVDAVLGSRFSLVRAASQPGFVVDACASADEAFRHLGRTDYALLIADEALGAVDGLEFLAEVRRRYPETARALVSAESGFEWKRTAIERAGLIFLLPKPWSFDGLRQTLRELFGTNTEYAGWSHRETPRQPAHHVPPRMPVEGLARHEVLLRGLLAGLNSCSTESEIFELLRSEFAGAFGALRWLWIDETRLVAIRLAGDWALEEAIELDALPDSDLDSLARARRNVRVSRLDAAPSADASPGTAEACLGFGLRVGDRRVWTGLVWTKTSDAGTCLGVLRELTGGLQFAVQRTRDARVRGVAARDLARRVSEELRTPVGALTHAVDRLRGEAERAGLPAEWVERVSSESERVVRVVEHLEGEMLETPLHADTPAG, encoded by the coding sequence GTGTTGAACGACGAAGTCGGCAAGAAGTTCCGGGCGGACCGAACGCGCAGGGATTCGGACCGCGATCGCGCGGCCGAGGATGCCGTGAAGATCCTCGTCGTCGACGCCGTCCTCGGCTCCCGCTTCTCGCTCGTCCGCGCGGCGTCGCAGCCTGGTTTCGTGGTGGACGCGTGCGCCAGCGCGGACGAGGCGTTCCGACACCTCGGGCGAACCGACTACGCGTTGCTGATTGCCGACGAAGCGCTCGGAGCCGTCGATGGGCTCGAGTTCCTCGCGGAGGTCCGGCGTCGATACCCCGAGACCGCGCGCGCGCTGGTCAGCGCGGAGTCCGGCTTCGAGTGGAAGCGGACGGCCATCGAGCGCGCCGGCTTGATCTTCCTCCTGCCCAAGCCCTGGAGCTTCGATGGGCTTCGCCAAACGCTCCGCGAACTCTTCGGCACGAACACCGAGTACGCCGGCTGGAGCCACCGCGAGACGCCGCGTCAGCCTGCCCACCACGTGCCCCCGCGCATGCCGGTCGAGGGGCTCGCGCGGCACGAAGTGCTGTTGCGAGGGCTCCTGGCGGGGCTGAATTCGTGCTCGACCGAGAGCGAGATCTTCGAGCTGCTCCGCTCGGAGTTCGCCGGGGCTTTCGGCGCTCTGCGGTGGCTCTGGATCGACGAGACCCGACTCGTCGCGATCCGCCTCGCCGGGGACTGGGCCCTCGAGGAAGCCATCGAGCTGGATGCGCTCCCGGACTCCGATCTCGACTCCCTGGCCCGAGCCCGACGCAACGTCCGGGTCTCGCGGCTCGACGCGGCGCCCTCGGCGGACGCGTCGCCGGGGACCGCCGAGGCCTGCCTGGGCTTCGGTCTGCGCGTCGGCGATCGACGCGTCTGGACGGGTCTCGTCTGGACGAAGACCTCGGATGCGGGGACGTGCCTGGGAGTCCTGAGAGAGCTGACCGGTGGGCTGCAGTTCGCCGTGCAACGGACCCGCGACGCGCGAGTGCGCGGGGTCGCGGCGCGGGATCTCGCTCGACGCGTCTCGGAAGAGCTTCGGACACCGGTCGGCGCGTTGACCCATGCGGTCGACCGGCTGCGGGGGGAAGCCGAGCGCGCGGGTCTACCTGCAGAGTGGGTGGAGCGCGTCTCTTCGGAATCTGAGCGTGTCGTGCGCGTCGTCGAGCATCTCGAGGGGGAGATGCTCGAGACGCCGCTCCACGCGGATACGCCGGCCGGCTGA
- a CDS encoding OmpA family protein, with product MGLDPSEAEDHVCEEGAPAWLATMGDLMSLLLVFFVLMLSFANTDKQLFLQAMGSIQNALGVIEDNPGQFELKSTSLIEWSEDKSTPFLDVVQVDSSEQAPTMDQKIMQEVQQAIAESNLSRIVEAESSERGVIVRVKGGALFKPGSDKLLPVSFVFLDEVIRITEEFPYELSIEGHTDDSPIATPRFPTNWHLAAARSIAVLRYMIDAGDIDASRVAASGYGSTRPLVPNDSPENRAVNRRVEFVYKRDPVADRATRAQRRVRRAEARADVGGR from the coding sequence GTGGGACTCGATCCGAGCGAAGCCGAAGACCACGTATGCGAAGAGGGCGCGCCTGCCTGGCTCGCCACGATGGGCGACCTCATGAGTCTGCTCCTCGTCTTCTTCGTGCTCATGCTCTCCTTCGCGAACACGGACAAGCAGCTCTTCCTGCAGGCCATGGGCTCGATCCAGAACGCGCTCGGCGTGATCGAGGACAACCCCGGTCAATTCGAGCTCAAGAGCACCTCCCTCATCGAGTGGTCGGAAGACAAGTCGACGCCCTTCCTGGACGTCGTCCAGGTCGACTCGTCGGAGCAGGCTCCGACGATGGATCAGAAGATCATGCAGGAGGTGCAGCAGGCAATCGCGGAGAGCAATCTGTCGCGGATCGTCGAGGCCGAATCGTCGGAGCGGGGCGTGATCGTTCGCGTGAAGGGCGGGGCGCTCTTCAAGCCCGGCTCGGACAAGCTCCTTCCGGTCTCCTTCGTCTTTCTCGACGAGGTCATCCGGATCACCGAGGAGTTTCCCTACGAACTCTCGATCGAGGGACACACCGACGATTCCCCGATCGCGACACCGCGCTTTCCGACCAACTGGCACCTGGCCGCGGCTCGATCGATCGCCGTCCTTCGCTACATGATCGACGCCGGCGACATCGACGCCAGTCGCGTCGCGGCCTCGGGATACGGGTCGACCCGTCCGCTGGTGCCGAACGATTCTCCGGAGAACCGCGCCGTGAACCGGCGAGTCGAGTTCGTCTACAAGCGCGATCCCGTCGCGGATCGCGCGACCCGTGCCCAGCGTCGCGTCCGTCGCGCCGAAGCGCGCGCCGACGTCGGCGGCCGATAG
- a CDS encoding MotA/TolQ/ExbB proton channel family protein, protein MDLGTILGLGLGFGLIIAAMMLGGGVMPFVDAQSALIVVFGTLAATLTNQKMPYVISGLKSAVQAFFDKSSPKADLVPLIIDLAGKARKEGLVALEGEEIADPFMARGVRLGVDGLSPELITETLKGELSAMKERHERAQQIFKFMSATAPSMGLIGTIIGLVQMLQNLDDPDSIGPAMAVALLTTLYGAILAFVVYGPIGSKLENRTAEEVAAKKLAIAGVESILKGDNSMVIQSKLESFLSPEEREGLGAGD, encoded by the coding sequence ATGGATCTCGGAACCATTCTCGGACTCGGGCTCGGATTCGGCCTGATCATCGCCGCCATGATGCTCGGCGGCGGCGTCATGCCCTTCGTCGACGCCCAGAGTGCACTGATCGTGGTCTTCGGCACGCTTGCCGCGACGCTCACGAACCAGAAGATGCCCTACGTGATCAGCGGGCTGAAGTCGGCGGTCCAGGCATTCTTCGACAAGTCGAGCCCCAAGGCCGACCTCGTTCCCCTCATCATCGACCTCGCCGGCAAGGCCCGCAAGGAAGGGCTCGTCGCCCTCGAGGGCGAGGAAATCGCGGATCCCTTCATGGCGCGCGGCGTGCGTCTCGGCGTCGACGGCCTCTCGCCCGAGCTCATCACCGAAACCCTGAAGGGCGAACTCTCGGCGATGAAGGAACGCCACGAGCGGGCGCAGCAGATCTTCAAGTTCATGAGCGCGACGGCGCCTTCGATGGGGCTGATCGGTACGATCATCGGTCTGGTGCAGATGCTCCAGAACCTCGACGATCCCGACTCGATCGGCCCGGCGATGGCGGTCGCGCTCCTCACGACCCTCTACGGCGCGATCCTCGCCTTCGTCGTGTACGGGCCGATCGGCTCGAAGCTCGAGAATCGGACGGCCGAAGAGGTCGCGGCCAAGAAGCTCGCGATCGCTGGCGTCGAGTCGATCCTCAAGGGCGACAACTCGATGGTCATCCAGTCGAAGCTCGAGTCCTTCCTCTCGCCCGAAGAGCGAGAGGGGCTCGGGGCAGGGGACTAG
- a CDS encoding YqiJ family protein — MSDENQNDDDFNEDGPGINGDLGSWLYVLGGIPAMILFFVLLFGLTGACDGRNILFPA; from the coding sequence ATGTCCGACGAGAACCAGAACGACGACGATTTCAACGAGGACGGCCCGGGCATCAACGGGGACCTCGGTAGCTGGCTCTACGTCCTGGGCGGAATCCCGGCGATGATCCTCTTCTTCGTTCTGCTCTTCGGGCTGACCGGGGCGTGCGACGGGCGGAACATTCTTTTTCCGGCCTGA
- a CDS encoding PilT/PilU family type 4a pilus ATPase yields MEREKLYRLLRLGLEKGASDIHFQVGYLPLYRFHGELVELRYKVLTPQDTEEIVRILIENDPLGQDLDFNERDLAFELPGEGRFRVNISRQRRYFNIVLRVIPLQIKTFADLNLPSVLGDIANVRRGYVLVTGPTGMGKSTTLATMLNEVNARRKSKIVTVEDPIEFVFTHDKSIITQREIGTDTDSFPDALRAALRQDPDVIMVGEMRDLETVDTSLKAAETGHLVFSTIHTADVASTINRLVSFFPSEEHMQVRARLADNLKAVVSLRLLVNKKQNGRVPAVEVMRSTRSIQECIKDPTRTHEITEFIARGRAEKMQTFDQHLLDLLKANKITMEGALNAASNPTDFQTKLELEGLIHDDDQVDVKPEEPFDIEPDERF; encoded by the coding sequence ATGGAACGGGAAAAGCTGTACCGGCTTCTCCGCCTGGGTCTCGAGAAGGGCGCGAGCGACATCCACTTCCAGGTGGGTTACCTGCCGCTCTATCGCTTTCACGGCGAGCTCGTCGAGCTCCGCTACAAGGTCCTCACGCCCCAGGACACGGAAGAGATCGTTCGCATCCTGATCGAGAACGATCCCCTCGGCCAGGACCTCGACTTCAACGAGCGCGATCTCGCGTTCGAGCTGCCCGGCGAAGGACGCTTCCGCGTCAACATCTCCCGCCAGCGCCGCTACTTCAACATCGTGCTGCGGGTCATCCCGCTCCAGATCAAGACCTTCGCCGACCTCAACCTGCCGAGCGTGCTCGGCGACATCGCGAACGTGCGCCGCGGCTACGTCCTCGTGACCGGGCCGACCGGCATGGGCAAGTCGACGACGCTCGCGACCATGCTCAATGAGGTGAACGCGCGCCGGAAGAGCAAGATCGTGACGGTCGAGGACCCGATCGAGTTCGTGTTCACCCACGACAAGAGCATCATCACCCAGCGCGAGATCGGGACCGACACCGACTCCTTCCCGGACGCCCTGCGCGCCGCCCTCCGCCAGGATCCCGACGTGATCATGGTCGGCGAGATGCGCGACCTCGAGACGGTGGATACGTCGCTCAAGGCAGCGGAGACCGGGCACCTCGTCTTCTCGACGATCCACACGGCAGACGTCGCCTCGACGATCAACCGGCTCGTGTCGTTCTTCCCGAGCGAAGAACACATGCAGGTGCGCGCCCGCCTCGCGGACAACCTCAAGGCCGTCGTCTCGCTCCGACTGCTCGTCAACAAGAAGCAGAACGGCCGGGTACCGGCGGTCGAAGTCATGCGCTCGACCCGCTCCATCCAGGAGTGCATCAAGGACCCGACGCGGACCCACGAGATCACCGAGTTCATCGCCCGCGGCCGCGCCGAGAAGATGCAGACCTTCGACCAGCATCTCCTCGACCTGCTCAAGGCGAACAAGATCACCATGGAAGGCGCGCTCAACGCCGCTTCGAACCCGACGGACTTCCAGACGAAGCTCGAGCTGGAAGGCCTGATCCACGACGACGACCAGGTCGACGTGAAGCCGGAAGAGCCCTTCGACATCGAACCCGACGAGCGGTTCTAG